A stretch of the Fusobacterium varium genome encodes the following:
- the rpsT gene encoding 30S ribosomal protein S20, protein MAHSRSAKKRILVAERNRERNQAVKSRVKTMTKKVLTTVDTKDLEASKTALSVAYKELDKAVSKGIMKKNTASRKKARLAAKVNAL, encoded by the coding sequence TTGGCACATTCAAGATCAGCTAAAAAGAGAATATTAGTAGCAGAGAGAAACAGAGAAAGAAATCAAGCAGTAAAGTCTAGAGTTAAAACTATGACTAAAAAAGTTTTAACAACTGTAGATACTAAAGATTTAGAAGCTTCAAAAACAGCTTTATCAGTAGCTTATAAAGAGTTAGATAAAGCAGTAAGCAAAGGAATCATGAAGAAAAATACAGCATCTAGAAAGAAAGCAAGATTAGCTGCTAAAGTAAACGCACTATAG
- the kdsC gene encoding 3-deoxy-D-manno-octulosonate 8-phosphate phosphatase KdsC, protein MIKLIVLDVDGTLTDGKLYMDDKDNSLKAFDVKDGFAIAQWIKHGGIAAIITGKTSVIVKRRAEELGIQELVQGAGNKVAELKKILGKYKILPEETAYMGDDINDLGVMSIVGISAAPKNAVKEVLDRVNFISSKNGGDGAVREFFEKIMKENNIWEKVVEKYLNEGKYKD, encoded by the coding sequence ATGATAAAATTAATAGTATTGGATGTAGATGGAACATTAACTGATGGCAAGCTCTATATGGATGATAAAGACAATAGTTTAAAAGCATTTGATGTAAAGGATGGCTTTGCAATAGCTCAATGGATAAAACATGGAGGAATTGCTGCTATTATTACTGGAAAAACTTCTGTAATAGTTAAACGCAGAGCAGAAGAATTAGGGATACAGGAATTAGTACAAGGAGCTGGAAATAAAGTAGCTGAATTAAAAAAAATCTTAGGTAAATATAAAATACTGCCAGAAGAAACTGCTTATATGGGTGATGATATAAATGATTTAGGGGTAATGTCTATTGTGGGAATATCAGCAGCTCCTAAAAATGCAGTAAAAGAAGTTCTCGACAGAGTAAATTTTATTTCTTCAAAAAATGGTGGAGATGGAGCAGTAAGAGAATTTTTTGAAAAAATAATGAAAGAAAATAATATTTGGGAAAAAGTAGTAGAAAAGTATCTTAATGAAGGGAAATATAAAGATTAG